Proteins co-encoded in one Pseudarthrobacter chlorophenolicus A6 genomic window:
- a CDS encoding RDD family protein, whose product MVDRKDLGSWLTGPDTSGISKYPGERLGLPESGPGSIARAGRRIIAIMIDWGIALLISNFAFAGDSWATLGIFALEQILLVGTLGYSIGHRVVGISVVRPGGGTPGPLAALVRAVLLCLVIPAVIFDPDQRGLHDKAMNTLLIRR is encoded by the coding sequence GTGGTAGATCGCAAAGACCTTGGCTCATGGCTCACCGGGCCGGACACCTCCGGCATTTCCAAGTACCCCGGCGAACGCCTGGGCTTGCCCGAATCCGGGCCGGGGTCCATTGCCCGGGCCGGCCGGCGGATCATTGCCATCATGATCGACTGGGGCATCGCCCTGCTGATCAGCAACTTTGCCTTCGCCGGCGACTCATGGGCAACCCTGGGAATCTTCGCCCTTGAGCAAATCCTCCTGGTGGGCACCCTCGGTTACAGCATCGGCCACCGCGTGGTGGGTATCTCGGTGGTGCGCCCCGGTGGCGGGACACCCGGACCGTTGGCTGCCCTGGTGCGGGCCGTGCTGCTGTGCCTGGTTATTCCGGCCGTGATCTTTGACCCCGACCAGCGTGGCCTGCACGACAAAGCGATGAACACGCTGCTGATCCGCCGCTGA
- a CDS encoding DUF4191 domain-containing protein, with protein sequence MAKSPDSSNSTPADSSAAKRGLFSRKPKEAKAKKPSRLKQIGEVFNMTRRHDPMVPWLMLLVFLGVVAVSFLVGFWLDNWITGLIIGIPLGLLGATLILSRRAERAAFAQIENQPGASGAALGTLRRGWITEEQPVAVNPRTQDAVFRAIGRPGVVLVSEGPTLRVKPLLDAERKRLARILPNVTVHVIESGRGEGQVPISQVAKKMGKLKKELTKLEVNAVSKRIASLGNRLPIPKGIDPYKARPNRGR encoded by the coding sequence ATGGCGAAATCCCCTGACTCCAGCAACTCCACCCCGGCGGACTCCAGCGCGGCAAAGCGCGGACTGTTCTCCCGCAAGCCGAAAGAGGCCAAGGCCAAAAAGCCCAGCCGCCTCAAGCAGATCGGCGAGGTCTTCAACATGACCCGCCGCCACGACCCCATGGTCCCGTGGCTGATGCTGCTGGTCTTCCTGGGCGTTGTGGCCGTCAGCTTCCTGGTGGGTTTCTGGCTTGATAACTGGATCACCGGCCTGATTATCGGTATCCCGCTGGGCCTGCTCGGCGCCACGTTGATCCTGTCCCGGCGCGCGGAACGGGCGGCCTTCGCCCAGATCGAAAACCAGCCTGGCGCCTCGGGTGCCGCACTGGGCACCCTCCGCCGCGGCTGGATCACCGAGGAACAGCCTGTCGCCGTCAACCCGCGCACGCAGGACGCCGTGTTCCGCGCCATCGGCCGTCCCGGCGTCGTACTGGTCAGCGAAGGCCCCACGCTGCGCGTCAAGCCGCTGCTGGATGCCGAGCGCAAGCGCCTTGCCCGGATCCTGCCCAATGTGACGGTGCACGTCATCGAAAGCGGCCGCGGCGAGGGCCAGGTGCCCATCAGCCAGGTGGCTAAGAAGATGGGCAAGCTGAAGAAGGAACTGACCAAGCTGGAAGTGAACGCCGTTTCCAAGCGGATTGCATCCCTGGGGAACCGGCTGCCCATCCCCAAAGGCATCGACCCCTACAAAGCCCGCCCCAACCGCGGACGCTAG
- the lipA gene encoding lipoyl synthase: MTLAPEGRKLLRIEQRNAATPVERKPEWIKAKVQMGPEFVQLKNLVKKEGLHTVCEEAGCPNIFECWEDKEATFLIGGSECTRRCDFCQIDTGKPSPVDRFEPTKVARSVQSMALRYATVTGVARDDLEDEGVWLYAETVRKIHELNPGTGVELLIPDFSGNPDHIKAICDSAPEVFAHNVETVPRIFKRIRPAFRYERSLDVITQGRNLGMVTKSNLILGMGETREEISEALADLHEAGCDLITITQYLRPSERHLPVDRWVKPQEFVDLQHEAEEIGFLGVMSGPLVRSSYRAGRLWATAMRKKGRDIPAELAHIADGIQDSGTTRQEASTLLAARS; this comes from the coding sequence GTGACATTGGCACCCGAAGGCCGGAAGTTGCTGCGGATCGAGCAGCGCAACGCGGCCACCCCGGTGGAACGCAAGCCGGAATGGATCAAGGCCAAAGTCCAGATGGGCCCGGAATTCGTCCAGCTCAAGAACCTGGTCAAAAAAGAAGGCCTGCACACCGTCTGCGAAGAGGCCGGCTGCCCCAACATCTTCGAATGCTGGGAAGACAAAGAAGCCACCTTCCTCATCGGCGGCTCCGAATGCACCCGCCGCTGCGACTTCTGCCAGATCGACACCGGCAAACCCTCCCCCGTGGACAGGTTCGAACCCACCAAAGTGGCCCGCTCCGTCCAGTCCATGGCCCTGCGCTACGCCACCGTCACCGGCGTAGCCCGCGACGACCTCGAAGACGAAGGCGTCTGGCTCTACGCCGAAACCGTCCGCAAAATCCACGAACTCAACCCCGGCACCGGCGTCGAACTCCTCATCCCCGACTTCTCCGGCAACCCCGACCACATCAAGGCGATCTGCGACTCCGCCCCGGAAGTCTTCGCCCACAACGTCGAAACCGTCCCCCGGATCTTCAAACGCATCCGCCCGGCCTTCCGCTACGAACGCTCCCTCGACGTCATCACCCAGGGCCGGAACCTGGGCATGGTCACCAAATCCAACCTCATCCTCGGCATGGGCGAAACCCGCGAAGAAATCTCCGAAGCCCTCGCCGACCTGCACGAGGCCGGCTGCGACCTGATCACCATCACCCAGTACCTCCGCCCCTCCGAACGCCACCTCCCCGTGGACCGCTGGGTCAAACCCCAGGAATTCGTGGACCTCCAGCACGAAGCCGAAGAAATCGGCTTCCTCGGCGTCATGTCCGGCCCCCTGGTCCGCTCCTCCTACCGCGCCGGCCGCCTCTGGGCCACCGCCATGCGCAAAAAAGGACGCGACATCCCCGCCGAACTCGCCCACATCGCCGACGGCATCCAGGACTCCGGCACCACCCGCCAGGAAGCCAGCACCCTCCTGGCCGCCCGCTCCTGA
- a CDS encoding DUF3817 domain-containing protein, translated as MPLRNAAIRAFRILAVAEAFSWAALLIGMYFKWIAGTTEIGVQVAGPIHGALFVGYGVAALVLWRLQRWPFTVALFAGLSAVFPFATILFERWADKRGLLAAANPEAAAPEAEPSKVSEESQV; from the coding sequence ATGCCCCTTCGCAACGCCGCCATCCGCGCTTTCCGCATCCTCGCCGTCGCCGAAGCTTTCAGCTGGGCAGCCCTGCTGATCGGCATGTACTTCAAATGGATTGCCGGCACCACTGAGATCGGCGTGCAGGTGGCCGGACCTATCCATGGCGCGCTGTTTGTTGGCTACGGCGTGGCCGCCCTGGTGCTCTGGCGCCTGCAGCGCTGGCCGTTCACCGTGGCGCTATTTGCCGGGCTCTCAGCAGTCTTCCCGTTCGCCACCATCCTCTTCGAACGCTGGGCCGACAAGCGGGGGTTGCTGGCTGCGGCCAATCCCGAGGCAGCAGCTCCGGAGGCCGAGCCGTCCAAGGTGTCGGAAGAAAGCCAGGTCTAG